The following proteins come from a genomic window of Sander vitreus isolate 19-12246 chromosome 14, sanVit1, whole genome shotgun sequence:
- the LOC144529219 gene encoding uncharacterized protein LOC144529219 gives MTGRTMLMVYPDVEQLLVVKEEVPPQEQECSYSVDQQEPEPPPHIKEEQEELWSSQEGEQLQGLEEADITKFPFTPVSVKSEDDEEEAQSSQLHHRQTQHMETEADVEDCGGLQPARNLHPHPLLQPETEDQTGDSSEPEADAGADWKKTREPQSALNSLKQDSRCKKRFSCSECGKRFGRKYHLKTHMRTHTGEKPFSCSICDKRFCYNTHLKTHMRTHTGEKPFSCSVCKKSFTQSGSLRSHMAVHTGEKPFSCSVCKKSFTQSGGLQKHMRIHTGEKPFSCSECGKAFTDSGTQKKHMRTHTGEKPFSCSVCKKSFTQRGCLQSHVAVVHTGEKRFSCSVCNERFAQISDVKTHKCVGPMETEADGEDCGGPEPARNPHPLLQPETEDQTRLF, from the exons ATGACTGGGCGGACAATGCTGATGGTTTACCCAG atgttgagcagctgttggtggttaaagaagaggttccccctcaggagcaggagtgtagctacagtgtggaccagcaggagccagagccccccccacacattaaagaggagcaggaggaactgtggagcagtcaggagggagagcagcttcaagggctggaggaggctgatatcaccaagttcccattcactcctgtctcTGTGAaaagtgaagatgatgaagaggaagctcagtcctcacagcttcatcacagacaaactcaacacatggaaacagaagctgatgtagaggactgtggaggactacaaccagccaggaacttgcatccacatccacttttacaaccagagactgaagaccagactggagactcttctgaacctgaggcTGATGCCGGTGCTGATTGGAAgaagaccagagaacctcagtcagctttaaactctctgaaacaggattcaagatgtaagaaacgattcagctgctctgagtgtgggaagaGATTTGGCCGCAAGTACCATCTGAAGACACATATGAGAACtcatacaggagagaaacctttcagctgctcaatTTGTGATAAAAGATTTTGCTACAATACACATCTGAAgacacacatgagaactcacacaggagaaaaacctttcagctgctcagtttgtaagaaatcttttacacagagtggaagtttacggtcacacatggcagtccacacaggagagaagcctttcagctgctcagtctgtaagaaatcttttacacagagtggaggtttacaaaaacacatgagaatccacacaggagagaagccttttagctgctctgagtgtggtaaaGCTTTCACTGATAGTGGAACCCagaagaaacacatgagaactcacacaggagaaaaacctttcagctgctcagtttgtaagaaaTCCTTTACACAGAGAGGATGTTTACAATCACACGTGGCTgtagtccacacaggagagaaaagatttagctgcagtgtttgtaacgAAAGGTTTGCCCAGATTTCTGAtgtcaaaacacataaatgtgttggtccaatggaaacagaagctgatggagaggactgtggaggaccagaaccagccaggaacccacatccacttttacaaccagagactgaagatcAGACTAGGCTCTTCTGA
- the LOC144528575 gene encoding uncharacterized protein LOC144528575 — MCKVQMLRALVEQRLTAAAEEIFGLFERTIAEYEEELCRSKEENERQRELLDAVFNPQLRFHRAALPPDDKSQIVIKEEQQECSSSVDQQELEPPPHIKEEQEELWSSQEGEQLQGLEEADITKFPFTPVPVKSEDDEEKDVEQLLVVKEEVLPEQQECSSSVDQQEQEPPPHIKEEQEELWSSQEGEQLQGLEEADITKFPFTPVPVKSVDDEERVQSSQLHQRQTQHMETEADGEDCGGPEPARNSNPHPLLQPETEDQTGDSSEPETDDNADWKETREPQSALNSLKHDSRCKKTFSCSECGRRFGFKSDLKTHMRIHTGEKPFSCSVCKKSFTRSGDLPKHMRIHTGEKPFSCSVCKTSFTRREHLQEHIRIHTGEKPFSCSVCMKSFTQRGNLRSHMAVVHTGEKRFSCSLCSKRFAWRSHVKRHKCVVPMEKEADVDDCGGPEPARNSHPLLQPETEDQTGDSSDPETDDME; from the exons atgtgtaaagtccagatgctgagagcgttggtggagcagcgactaactgcagctgctgaagagatatttgggctgtttgaaagaacgatagcagagtacgaggaggaactttgtcgttcaaaagaggagaacgagcgacaacgggagctactggacgctgttttcaaccctcagcttcggttccacagagcag CTTTGCCTCCAGATGACAAAAGCCAGATTGTTAttaaagaggagcagcaggagtgtagctccagtgtggaccagcaggagctagagccccccccacacattaaagaggaacaggaggaactgtggagcagtcaggagggagagcagcttcaagggctggaggaggctgatatcaccaagttcccattcactcctgtccctgtgaagagtgaagatgatgaagagaaag atgttgagcagctgttggtggttaaagaagaggttctccctgagcagcaggagtgtagctccagtgtggaccagcaggagcaAGAGCctcccccacacattaaagaggagcaggaggaactgtggagcagtcaggagggagagcagcttcaagggctggaggaggctgatatcaccaagttcccattcactcctgtccctgtgaagagtgtagatgatgaagagagagttcagtcctcacagcttcatcagagacaaactcaacacatggaaacagaagctgatggagaggactgtggaggaccagaaccagccaggaactcgaatccacatccacttttacaaccagagactgaagaccagactggagactcttctgaacctgagactgatgacaatgctgattggaaggagaccagagaacctcagtcagctttaaactctctgaaacatgattcaagatgtaagaaaacattcagctgctctgagtgtgggagaagattTGGCTTCAAGTCAGATCTGAAGACACatatgagaatccacacaggagaaaaacctttcagctgctctgtttgtaagaaatcttttacacggAGTGGAGATTTACcaaaacacatgagaatccacacaggagaaaaacctttcagctgctcagtttgtaagacATCTTTTACACGGAGAGAACATTTACAGGAACACAtcagaatccacacaggagaaaaacctttcagctgctcagtttgtatgaaatcttttacacagagaggaaatttacggtcacacatggccgtagtccacacaggagagaaaagattcagctgcagtCTTTGTAGCAAAAGATTTGCATGGCGTTCTCATGTCAAAAGACATAAATGTGTTGTTCCGATGGAAAAAGAAGCTGATGTAGacgactgtggaggaccagaaccagccaggaactcgcatccacttttacaaccagagactgaagatcagactggagactcttctgatcctgagactgatgacatgGAATAA